One genomic region from Salvelinus fontinalis isolate EN_2023a chromosome 18, ASM2944872v1, whole genome shotgun sequence encodes:
- the tnfrsf1b gene encoding tumor necrosis factor receptor superfamily member 1B isoform X2 has translation MILRTVSGVLTVRIFLAIMVQPVENMVYTLPYTPDSDGSCRNKTAEYHNTDVNLCCSKCTSGTRRKVECSSTSDTACEPCPSGQYSGTFNYFSKCFRCSKCSADKGLMYVQKCSSTTKPQCACRTGMYCVLNQHPDCKECASYTYCKPGHGVSVEGTAESDVDCASCPNGTFSDQLSYTQICQHHTDCVSQGRNVLTNGTATTDAVCEPKVNGRPVSILQTTTPPSPPTTMPSSGKGHTTSSLQSMDMSTVQTTRGSKLTSSPSDPRVIAPTEEKSAVVDLWIVAGAIGGVMFLLLITGTIIYKKEDINGNSEKEAIKCLLGKGDCSNVGQAETQQDAIKTWSGSGCSTSLEGVSISPIQSILPQPSILASNPQPSPQSTSPLASVPLVNVNITVTYPVDIGNELCSRPTSTQIDSPQADPRAPLSREEEVYVNMPQREGCKETLTAVQEFGNDV, from the exons ATGATACTGAGGACTGTAAGTGGCGTTCTTACAGTAAGGATTTTTCTAGCAATCATGGTGCAGCCTGTTGAGAACATG GTGTACACTCTGCCATACACACCAGACTCTGACGGATCCTGCCGCAACAAAACAGCTGAATACCATAACACAGATGTAAACCTGTGCTGCAGCAAGTGTACTTCTG GGACACGCCGGAAAGTTGAATGCAGCTCTACCTCAGACACGGCGTGTGAACCATGTCCTAGTGGCCAGTACAGCGGGACCTTTAATTACTTCTCAAAATGCTTCAGATGTTCCAAGTGTTCAGCAG ACAAAGGACTGATGTATGTCCAGAAGTGCTCCAGCACCACCAAGCCTCAGTGTGCGTGCCGGACTGGGATGTACTGCGTACTGAACCAACACCCGGACTGTAAGGAGTGTGCCAGTTATACATACTGCAAGCCTGGTCATGGGGTCTCTGTAGAAG GGACAGCAGAGTCAGATGTGGACTGTGCATCATGCCCCAATGGAACCTTCTCTGACCAGCTCTCCTACACCCAGATCTGCCAGCACCACACAGA TTGTGTGTCTCAAGGGAGGAACGTACTGACTAACGGTACAGCTACCACCGATGCGGTGTGTGAACCGAAGGTAAATGGACGACCGGTCTCCATCCTCCAAACCACCACACCTCCAAGCCCACCGACCACAATGCCATCCTCTGGTAAAGGGCATACCACATCAAGTCTACAGAGCATGGATATGTCTACAGTACAAACCACCCGAGGCTCAAAGCTGACATCTAGTCCCTCTGATCCACGAGTCATCGCTCCAACGGAAGAAAAATCAGCAGTCGTTGACCTTTGGATAG TTGCAGGTGCTATCGGAGGTGTCATGTTCCTGCTGCTGATCACAGGCACTATCATTTACAAGAAAG AAGATATAAATGGAAATTCTGAGAAGGAGGCCATTAAA tgtCTGCTGGGGAAAGGAGACTGCAGTAATGTCGGTCAGGCAGAGACCCAGCAGGATGCTATTAAGACCTGGTCAGGCTCAGGGTGCTCCACCAGCCTGGAGGGCGTGTCAATAAGCCCCATCCAGTCCATCCTTCCACAGCCCAGCATCCTGGCCAGCAacccccagcccagcccccaaTCCACCAGCCCTCTGGCATCTGTCCCCCTAGTTAATGTCAACATCACTGTTACCTACCCTGTGGACATAGGAAATGAGTTATGCTCCAGACCTACCAGCACCCAGATAGACTCACCACAAGCTGACCCCAGGGCCCCTTTAtcaagggaggaggaggtgtatgtGAACATGCCACAGCGAGAGGGTTGCAAAGAGACACTTACGGCAGTACAGGAGTTTGGAAATGATGTATGA
- the tnfrsf1b gene encoding tumor necrosis factor receptor superfamily member 1B isoform X1 codes for MILRTVSGVLTVRIFLAIMVQPVENMVYTLPYTPDSDGSCRNKTAEYHNTDVNLCCSKCTSGTRRKVECSSTSDTACEPCPSGQYSGTFNYFSKCFRCSKCSADKGLMYVQKCSSTTKPQCACRTGMYCVLNQHPDCKECASYTYCKPGHGVSVEGTAESDVDCASCPNGTFSDQLSYTQICQHHTDCVSQGRNVLTNGTATTDAVCEPKVNGRPVSILQTTTPPSPPTTMPSSGKGHTTSSLQSMDMSTVQTTRGSKLTSSPSDPRVIAPTEEKSAVVDLWIVAGAIGGVMFLLLITGTIIYKKAFTKFIRVSSTEDINGNSEKEAIKCLLGKGDCSNVGQAETQQDAIKTWSGSGCSTSLEGVSISPIQSILPQPSILASNPQPSPQSTSPLASVPLVNVNITVTYPVDIGNELCSRPTSTQIDSPQADPRAPLSREEEVYVNMPQREGCKETLTAVQEFGNDV; via the exons ATGATACTGAGGACTGTAAGTGGCGTTCTTACAGTAAGGATTTTTCTAGCAATCATGGTGCAGCCTGTTGAGAACATG GTGTACACTCTGCCATACACACCAGACTCTGACGGATCCTGCCGCAACAAAACAGCTGAATACCATAACACAGATGTAAACCTGTGCTGCAGCAAGTGTACTTCTG GGACACGCCGGAAAGTTGAATGCAGCTCTACCTCAGACACGGCGTGTGAACCATGTCCTAGTGGCCAGTACAGCGGGACCTTTAATTACTTCTCAAAATGCTTCAGATGTTCCAAGTGTTCAGCAG ACAAAGGACTGATGTATGTCCAGAAGTGCTCCAGCACCACCAAGCCTCAGTGTGCGTGCCGGACTGGGATGTACTGCGTACTGAACCAACACCCGGACTGTAAGGAGTGTGCCAGTTATACATACTGCAAGCCTGGTCATGGGGTCTCTGTAGAAG GGACAGCAGAGTCAGATGTGGACTGTGCATCATGCCCCAATGGAACCTTCTCTGACCAGCTCTCCTACACCCAGATCTGCCAGCACCACACAGA TTGTGTGTCTCAAGGGAGGAACGTACTGACTAACGGTACAGCTACCACCGATGCGGTGTGTGAACCGAAGGTAAATGGACGACCGGTCTCCATCCTCCAAACCACCACACCTCCAAGCCCACCGACCACAATGCCATCCTCTGGTAAAGGGCATACCACATCAAGTCTACAGAGCATGGATATGTCTACAGTACAAACCACCCGAGGCTCAAAGCTGACATCTAGTCCCTCTGATCCACGAGTCATCGCTCCAACGGAAGAAAAATCAGCAGTCGTTGACCTTTGGATAG TTGCAGGTGCTATCGGAGGTGTCATGTTCCTGCTGCTGATCACAGGCACTATCATTTACAAGAAAG CCTTCACTAAGTTCATACGTGTATCTTCTACAGAAGATATAAATGGAAATTCTGAGAAGGAGGCCATTAAA tgtCTGCTGGGGAAAGGAGACTGCAGTAATGTCGGTCAGGCAGAGACCCAGCAGGATGCTATTAAGACCTGGTCAGGCTCAGGGTGCTCCACCAGCCTGGAGGGCGTGTCAATAAGCCCCATCCAGTCCATCCTTCCACAGCCCAGCATCCTGGCCAGCAacccccagcccagcccccaaTCCACCAGCCCTCTGGCATCTGTCCCCCTAGTTAATGTCAACATCACTGTTACCTACCCTGTGGACATAGGAAATGAGTTATGCTCCAGACCTACCAGCACCCAGATAGACTCACCACAAGCTGACCCCAGGGCCCCTTTAtcaagggaggaggaggtgtatgtGAACATGCCACAGCGAGAGGGTTGCAAAGAGACACTTACGGCAGTACAGGAGTTTGGAAATGATGTATGA